From the Maioricimonas rarisocia genome, one window contains:
- a CDS encoding cobalamin-binding protein — MVAARIVSLIPSATEIVAALGCTDRMVGRSHECDVPSTVATLPICSEPRIDVNGTSREIDDRVKAALQDALSVYRVHTDVLQELQPSVILTQAQCDVCAVNLSDVQESVCELTGCDPAVVSLTPMQLSDVWDDIRRVAAALEIPERGEAVVAELQRRLNDLRTVTSAQPQRPRVACIEWIEPLMAAGNWIPELVEIAGGESLLSKAGEHSPWLEWDALVQSDPDRIVVVPCGYGIERTAGEMPTLESHPAWSQLRAVQSGDVYLIDGHHFFNRPGPRLVESAEILAEILHPEAARFGHEGTGWRRWG, encoded by the coding sequence ATGGTGGCGGCACGGATCGTTTCTCTGATCCCCAGTGCAACCGAAATCGTGGCAGCACTCGGCTGCACCGACCGGATGGTGGGACGGTCTCACGAGTGTGATGTCCCCTCAACGGTCGCCACCCTGCCGATCTGCTCGGAGCCGCGAATCGACGTTAACGGCACGAGTCGCGAGATCGACGATCGGGTGAAGGCAGCCCTGCAGGACGCGCTGTCGGTCTACCGTGTGCATACGGACGTGCTTCAGGAGCTGCAGCCATCGGTGATCCTCACGCAGGCGCAATGCGATGTCTGTGCAGTGAACCTCAGTGATGTGCAGGAGTCGGTCTGTGAGTTGACGGGCTGCGATCCGGCAGTCGTTTCGCTCACGCCGATGCAACTGTCGGACGTGTGGGACGACATTCGCCGGGTGGCCGCTGCACTCGAAATCCCCGAACGGGGAGAAGCGGTTGTCGCCGAGCTGCAGCGACGACTGAACGATCTTCGCACGGTGACCTCCGCACAGCCACAGCGTCCACGCGTCGCCTGCATCGAGTGGATCGAGCCGCTGATGGCAGCCGGCAACTGGATTCCCGAGCTGGTCGAGATTGCCGGAGGCGAATCGCTGCTTTCGAAAGCAGGCGAGCACTCTCCCTGGCTGGAATGGGATGCACTCGTGCAGTCCGACCCCGACCGGATTGTTGTCGTGCCGTGCGGCTACGGGATCGAGCGGACCGCCGGCGAGATGCCGACGCTCGAATCGCATCCCGCCTGGTCGCAGTTGCGTGCAGTGCAGTCGGGCGACGTGTACCTGATCGACGGGCACCATTTCTTCAATCGCCCCGGTCCCCGGCTGGTCGAGTCGGCCGAGATCCTGGCCGAAATCCTGCACCCCGAAGCAGCCCGCTTCGGCCACGAAGGCACCGGCTGGCGGCGTTGGGGGTGA